A region of the Flavobacteriales bacterium genome:
GCAATTGTATGGTTGCCTGATCCAGCAATGACCTTTCCGTGAGTATGTCAATATTATGGAGGAGACTTTGTAGTTGTGTCTCCACCGTGCTTTCCATGTGGTAATCCTGTAAATTATTTAGTGTTTCGTGGTAGAGGTAGTGTTTTAACCTGGAATAATGTGCGATGTTTTTTACTGATGCTTTGAACAGATCTTCATCGTTTTCGTCTGCGGAACGCATGGCGTTAAACAAGGTCTCGTGCGCACTTTGGCTGCTGCGATTACTGCTAAGTTTCCGACGGATAAATGAAAATTCTGTATGACTTAACGCCTGTATTAGTTCGTACAGATGATCTGAGGTCGTTCGTGACATGTAATAAAAGTATTACATAAATACTTTGTAGTCAATATATTGATTAAATATTTAAGTTAATTCGAATGTAAAGTATGCAATAATCTTGTTTTGAACTGCATTTGTGACTTCTGAAATTGCACCATCTCCCAAACATGAGAATTATTTTGTGCATCCTCATAGACCGTAACTGATCTATTGACCATTTTAAAGTAACCATGGAAAGTAACAAGCAATTAAAGCAGAGAAAGAACCGGGAAGTAGAGGTGATCACCAGCGGGAGTCGGGTACTCATGGAGAATGCAGTTCGCCGGTTAATGAAGAGTCAGAAAAGGCAGAAAGTTCTGCAGGTCCCTGACAGGGATTTTCAGGTAGCCACCAGGATTATGCGGGATGTTGGATTATCCGGAACAGTAAAAAACATGAGCGGAACCAAGACCAGGTATGTGAATCGGCAGGAAATTGCCAGGCATAAAAAGTCCAGGACCTCATCCGCTGAAGCCCCGTACTTTCGCCCGTACGTTGATATCTGGTCCATGCAATTTTAGAAACAACAGATTTTGAGTAGAGCCCAAGGAGTAGGTGTGGTGTGCTTACATTAGACCATGGGTCGGTAGAGGGGAGCGTTCCGTAATGAACGCTCTTTTCTTTTTCCCCCCTTGGCCAACATTCTTTTTCCAGCCACTTCATCATTTTTGAAAAGCATTTCGTCTTGAATAATTTCATACTTTTGTCAGCCATAAATGCATGACTATGGCTTCCCCCGACGATAAGTTTTCTAATGAAGGATTAACATACGATGATGTATTGCTGATGCCTGCCTATTCGGAAGTACTGCCCCGGGAGGTTGATATTTCCACCAGGTTTACCAGTGATATCCGAATCAATGTACCCATCGTTTCTTCCGCTATGGACACGGTGACAGAATCCGTCATGGCCATTGCATTGGCACAGGAAGGGGGAATAGGTGTGCTGCATAAGAATATGACCATCCAGCGTCAGGCGGAAGAGGTCAGAAAGGTCAAACGTTCCGAAAGCGGAATGATTTATGACCCGATCACCCTTCACGAGGGTGCCCTTGTCAGGGATGCGCTTCAGATCATGAAGGAGAATAAGATCGGTGGTATTCCTGTGGTTAATGAAGACAACCTACTGGTTGGAATTGTGACGAACAGGGATCTTCGTTTTGAGAAGGATCTTGACAGGAAGATCGACGAGGTGATGACCCGGGATAGTCTGGTAACAACCGAAGGTGTCACTGATCTGGCCAAAGCAGAAGATATTTTGCAAGCTCACAAGATCGAAAAACTTCCGGTGGTTGATGCTTCTTTTAAGCTGGTAGGATTGATCACATATAAAGATATCATTAAGTTTAAAGCACGTCCGGGTGCCTGCAAAGATCATCTGGGGCGCCTAAGGGTGGCAGCTGCCGTGGGTGTGACGGCGGATACCTTTGACAGGGTAGAAGCGTTATGTGCATCCGGTGTTGATGCTGTTGCGATAGATACCGCTCACGGCCATTCAGCTGGTGTGCTTAATACCGTAAAGCAAATAAGGGCAAAGTTCCCTGACCTTCAAATAATCGCCGGAAACATTGCTACCGGGGAAGGCGCCAAAGCCCTGGCCGATGCCGGAGTAAATGCGGTGAAAGTGGGTGTTGGCCCCGGTTCCATATGTACGACGCGAATTATTGCAGGAGTTGGTGTTCCACAACTAACCGCCGTATATCAGGCGGCGAAGGCATTGCGGGGTACGGGCATTCCTGTCATTGCAGATGGCGGAATCCGTTTTACCGGAGATATTGTAAAGGCATTGGCGGCAGGAGCAGACTCTGTCATGGCCGGTTCGATATTTGCCGGCGTTGAAGAATCTCCCGGTGAAACCATCATATATGAGGGAAGGCGGTTCAAAACCTACCGTGGCATGGGTTCCATTGAAGCGATGCAGCAAGGATCCAAAGACCGCTACTTCCAGGATGTTGAAGACGATATTAAGAAATTGGTTCCTGAAGGGATTGTGGGGCGTGTTCCGTATAAAGGCACATTAACTGAAGTAATCTACCAGTACATCGGAGGGTTGAAGGCTGGAATGGGTTACTGCGGTGCTGCCAATATTCAGGCTCTTCAACAGGCGAAATTTATCCGCATCACCTCCGCTGGTGTTCAGGAAAGTCATCCGCACGATATAATTATCACACGTGAAGCGCCGAATTATAGTCGCTAAGTATTTGACCGACGAGCCATTGATCGATACCGGGCTTTTACTTAATTTTGGCGCCTCACTTTTGCAAAACCTTAATTACTCATGAAAGCCTCTATCTTTATTTCATTATTTGTTCTGGGCGCGAATGTTCTTTTGGCGCAGGAAAGTGACGCATTGCTGATGACCGTTGGAGACGGCCAGGTTATGAAGTCCGAATTCGAACGGATCTACCGGAAGAACAATCCCAAAGGAAGCGACAATGAAACTTCCATCGATGAATACCTGAACCTGTTTATCAATTTCAAACTGAAGGTCACCGAGGCGATGGCAGAGGGTATGGATACAGCTACAAACTTTCAGGATGAACTCAGGGGATACCGGGAACAACTGGCCAAACCTTACCTGACGGATAATGAGGTCACTGAGAAACTGATTAAAGAAGCGTACGAAAGATCCAAATGGGATTTGTCCGTCAGTCACCTGCTGATCAAAACGGATCGTTACCCGAAACCGCAGGACACCCTGATTGCCTACAACAAGGCATTAAGCCTGTACAAGCAGATCAATGGTAAACATGAAGCATTTGACCGCGTAGCCCAGACCGCAGTAAATGCAGATACTTCCGGAAATACAATTAAGGAAGACATTACATTCAGCGCACTCACCCTGGTTTACAATTTTGAGAATGCAGCATACAATGCCGAAGTGGGCACCGTTACCAAACCGGTCAGGACACGTTTCGGTTATCATCTTATTTACGTTAAGGACAAACGTCCTGCCATGGGGCAGGTCCGGGTGGCTCATATTCTGGTGGGCGTTCCCAAGGATGCTTCCGCTGAAGTTATCAAGGGTGCAAAGGAAAAGGCAGACGTCATATACGAAGCGATCACGAAGGAAGAAAAGGACTTCGGGCAAATGGCCAAGCTTCATTCCAGCGATGGTGGATCAGCACAAAAAGGTGGAGTTCTTCCCTGGTTTGGTACAGGCCGCATGGTGCCCGAATTTGAACAGGGAGTTGTAGGGTTGAAGAATGTGGGCGATGTGAGTGAACCGGTAAGAACATCCTACGGTTGGCACATCATCAAACTGCTCGAAAGAAAGGAAATGCCTGATTTTGAAAAGGTGAAACCTGAGTTAAAGGAGCGGATTGCAAGGGATGAGCGTTCTAAGATCAGCACGTCTGCGCGCATACAGGAGATTAAAAAGGAATATGCTTTTGAAGAATATCCCAAGGCATATGAGCCGGTTAAGAAATTGGGCGATGAATCAATCTTTACGCGAAAGTGGTCGGCTGAAAAAGCAGCGAAACTAAAAAAGCCGCTGTTTAAGCTGGGCGACTCAACTTATACGCAAATGGATTTTGCAGCGTATGTGGAGCACAATCAGAAACCTGCGCCAAAGAACATTTCCGTGGAAAAATTCATGGATATGTTGTACAAGGACTATGTGGATGAAACTTGCCTTGCATACGAAAATGAACGATTGGAAAAGAAGTATCCGGAATTTCGCGATCTGGTCACCGAATACCACGATGGAATTCTATTGTTTGAAATGATGGATAAGATGGTTTGGTCCAGGGCGGTCAAAGACTCCGCTGGTCTTGAAAGTTTCTACGAGAAGAATAAGACAAACTTCATGTGGCAAGAGCGCATGGAGGCGAGCGCATACGAATGCGAAAATGCCGATGTGGCCAAATTGCTTCGGGCAACGTTGAAGAAAAATCCTTCATCTGCACCTGCAACCATTCTGGAAAAAGTAAACGGGGCCGGGAAAGGCAGCGTTTCATTGAAAGACGACGGGTTATTCCAAAAGGCAGAAAAGCCTTGGATGGAAAAGGTGAAATGGGCAGAGGGAGTGTCTGAAAATATACCTTCCGGTGAGAAGATATTGGTGGTATCCGTTCGCAAAATCCATCCCCCGGTCCCCAAGTCACTGAAGGAAGCCAAGGGATTGGTGACTGCCGCCTACCAGGATTACCTGGAGAAGGAATGGATAAATGCACTCAAGGAAAAGTATCCCGTAAACGTAAACCGGGAAGTACTGAAGACGATCCAATAATCCATGGATCATTTGAGCGGACGACTGTTTCTTGCCATTATCAAGCCCATATATATGCTATGGGTGCCGGTGCTTATCATAGCGTGTAATGGTAAGCCCACGGAAGCGGATAAAAAGGGCAGGGAGCTCGCACGAACATTTGATCAGGTCTTATACGAAGAGGACGTCCGGGAGTGGTTGCCGGATGGCACACTACCGGAGGATAGTATTACGTTCGTCAATAGTTATGTCCGGAACTGGATCAAGCAAAATCTTTTACTCAGAAGGGCTGAATTGAACCTCGATGAGAATCAGGTGGCGAAAATGGAAGTCCTGATACGGAATTACCGCAATGACCTGCTTCAGTATATGTACAAGCGAGCTTTTGTAAGTCAGAAACTGGATACGCTGATAGGCGAGGAGGAAATCCAATCCTATTATGATATCAATAAAGATAAGTTTGAATTGCAGGACGACATTGCCCAGTTTACCTATGCCCGGTTTGAAAAAACATCACCTTCCCTTGACCAGGCCAGAAAGTGGTATGCATCGGGTAAGGCTGAAGACAAAGAAGCGTTTAAAGATCACTGTTTCAAATACGCATCAAGCTATTTTCTGAATGACTCCATATGGCTTGATAGGGAAGCACTGTTAAAAGCCATTCCGGTAGATGTGAATATGCTGCGTAGCAAAAGATCTTTTGAAACGGAGGATTCTCTGTTCATTTACTTTGTTAATATTGTTGATTTCCGTGCCAAGGAAAGTCCCTCGCCTTACGGTTATGAAAGAGGAAGGATCAGGGAGATCCTGATCAACAAAAGGAAACTTCAATTGCTCGAAAAACTGGAGAAGGATTTATACGATGAGGCGCTCCGGAATAACCAGTTTGAAATTTACACCCCATAGTCGTTTATCACCCTATGAAGAATTTATCCATACCTTTTATCAGTCACGGTCGCTTCGCCAAATGGTTCGCCTTAACCCTTATGTCTTTGTCCATAACCTTTGCCCATGCACAGGATGAAGGTGTCGTGGTCAATCAGATTATTGCCACCGTTGGGAATGATATTATTCTGCAGTCCGAGTTGGAGGAGCAATACAAGCAACTGCTGGCACAAGGCATAGATCCCCCGGGGAATATTCGCTGCCAGATTCTGGAGGATATACTCTTTCAGAAGCTTCTTAAAAACCAGGCAAAAATTGACAGCGTAACCGTAAGTGCATCACAGGTAGAATCTGAGTTGGACAGGAGGGTGTCATACTTTGTACGCCAGATTGGCTCCGTGGAAAAGATGGAAGAATATTATGAGAAAAGTATCATCGAGATCAAAGATGAGTTTCGTGAACTGATCGAAGAACAGCTCCTGAGTCAGACGATGCGCGGGAAGATCATCAATGATATTAAGGTGAGTCCGTCGGAGGTTCGCCAGTTCTATAAGGAAATTCCCGAAGACAGTTTGCCATACATTAACATGGAGGTAGAGCTTTCTCACCTTGTGCTCTATCCCGAAATCAACGATGATCAAAAAAGGGAAGTAAAAGACAAACTGACTTCCTACCGCGACAGGGTGGTGGAGGGCACTACCTCTTTCGCTGCCCTTGCCAGGATATACTCTGAAGACCCTTCCTACAAACAAGGAGGAGAGTTAGGCTTTGTACAAAGAGGTGACCTGGTTCCCGAGTTCGAGGCCGTGGCATTTCAATTGACACCCATTGATGAGGTAAACCGGATGGTGGACAGTGCCAGTGCCGAGCTAACCAAATTGAAGAAGCTGGGAGGGGAAGATCTTGAAGCTCGACTGAACCGAATGAATAAATCCATCGACAGCCTGAAGCGCATGAGGTGTTCGCACATTGTTGAATCTCAGTTCGGTTTTCACCTGATCCAACTGATTGAAAGGAGAGGTGAGCAAATCAATGTGAGGCATATTCTGCTGCGACCTAAACTATCCGAAGACGATATTCAGAAATCTCAGGTAAAGTTGGATAGTATCCGTACGGTCATTAGAAACGGAGGAATGACTTTTGAAGAAGCCGTTTTAAAATTTTCGAATGACGAGGATTCAAAGCAATCCGGAGGTAAGATCGTTAATCCGAATACCGGTACCACCAGGTTTGAAATGGATCAGCTGGATCCCCTTTTGTCCTTTACAGTAAACCCAATGGATGTCGGGAATATCTCCGAACCCATCACTTCGCAAAGCATGGATGGGAAATCAGGTTATCGTATCGTTAAGCTCAGTTCGAGAACATCTCCGCATCAAATGAATCTGAAAGACGATTACAAGCGCGTTCAGGATATGGCGCAAGCGCAAAAAGAAACCAATGCCATCAGCGACTGGATTCAGAAGAAGCGCAACAATATGTATATTCACATTTCGGATGCGTTCAAAAGCTGTGTCTTTATGAACAACTGGGTCAATTGATCCGTTTGCCGAATGATAATTTAGATTACCCATGCAAGATCAAAACAATGTAGAGGCTGTCAAGGCCCTCCAGCAGAAATACCAGGCGCTTAACCAGGAGATCGGTAAGGTGATCATCGGTCAACAGGACATTGTGCGGGACGTCTTGATCTCCATTTTCAGCCGCGGACATGCCTTGCTCGTGGGGGTGCCCGGTCTTGCCAAAACATTATTGGTGAATACCATTTCACAAGCATTGGGATTAACTTACAAGCGTATCCAGTTTACGCCTGACCTGATGCCGTCTGATATTACCGGTACGGAAATTCTGGATGAGTCCCGTCAGTTTAAGTTTATCAAAGGTCCCCTGTTTGCAAATATCATCCTGGCGGATGAGATCAACAGAACCCCGCCCAAGACCCAGGCGGCATTGCTGGAAGCCATGCAGGAAAGAGCTGTGACTGCTGCAGGTAAGCGTTATGAACTTGCGCAACCCTTCTTTGTACTTGCGACGCAGAACCCCATTGAGCAGGAGGGAACTTATCCGCTTCCGGAAGCGCAGCTAGACCGTTTCATGTTCAGCTTGTGGCTTGATTACCCCACGCGTGATGAAGAGGTCAGCATCGTGAAGTCTACGACCTCGGACAAGAAGTCGGATGTAAAAGTGGTTCTGACCGGGGAAGAGATCATCGCCATTCAGGATCTCGTTCGTAAGATTCCGGTTACGGACAATGTGGTGGAGTATGCTGTTGGCTTGGTCTCCAAGACCCGTCCTGAAACGGATGGTGCACATGATTCCGCCAGAGCATACCTGTCATGGGGTGCCGGTCCCAGGGCATCTCAGAACCTGATCATCGGTGCCAAGTGCCATGCAGCGCTGAAAGGTAAGTTCGCACCGGATATTGAGGATGTCAATGCGGTGGCTATCCCTGTTCTTCGGCATAGAATCGTGAGAAACTATAAAGCTGAAGCTGAGGGAATGCGAGTGGAAGACATCATTTCCGGGTTGATGGATAAATAGCCCCGGAATCTCTGCTTTTTTCTTTTATCTTTGCTGTCCCTCAAAAAGATGTCGGGAATAATCCCGCAACTTTTCAATGCCCGGGTGGTGAAATTGGTAGACACGCCAGCTTGAGGGGCTGGTGGTTGCAAGACCGTGCTGGTTCGAGTCCAGTCCCGGGCACCACATAGAAGCAATAAACCCATGATTTCGGTCATGGGTTTTTTTATTGGAATCAGGACTGGACGAGAAGTTTATCGCCCAAAGCTCAGCGTCGGGTGAAGTCCAGTCCCGGGCACAAAAATCAGCGTGAGCGTGAAGAGTGAAAGCAATGACCTCCGCGCTGATTTTTACTTCCCTCTCGCACTCAAACTCACACAGGTATATTCAACAACATGTGCTTATTTAGCAAATGACCGTATACCCGCCAAAGCAGAACGCCAGGTGAAGTCATGTGCATCTGGCCCTTGTTTATCCTTGCTCTAATACCGAACGCTTCTTCTAGCCATTTCATTTGGTATCAGTAATCAATGTGAACTTTCTGTGAACATTGTTTAATTGCTGTTATTTGAATGAAATCATTCGATCAATGCTTCGTATTTGTCAATCGTGCTGCCTGCATTGTTGCATCACCGATAATGGAGTGGGTTTCCCAAAGTATACCAATGGCGACGGTCAAAGGACCAGAAGCTCGCTGGGAATGAACATAGTCAATGAACGGGCGAAAGCGTTCGGCAGAAAATACGGAAGTCAGATTAAGGTCGATGCGAGCGACGTGCTGACCGAATCAGGGGAGGTTGCCGGTGCGAAGGTGATTTTGCAGATTCCCCTGATCGATTCTGTGTAACGGTTATGTCATTCAGAATCTTGATGTCAAGGCCGGGTGTGATTTTAGCTTTTGCCCTGCCCATTAACTACTCCACCACAAACTTTACCGCCCTGCTGTTTTTACCTGTGGTCAGCTTTAGGAAATACAAGCCGGGAGATAATGGTGCCTGGATATTCTCCCGGTGCACCGGTCCGGCCATGTTCACTTCCCTTTGATAGACGGATCTTCCCGAGATATCAAGAATCTCCATCTCAAAATTTTGCTGTTTGTCCGTCCGGATCTCCAACTGGAAATTGCCCTGATTGGGAGAAGGCCATATCCGCGCAACCACATCTTCAAATGCATTGGGATGTTCAGAAGAAGTGGGATCGCCTAAAGGCAGGTCGGTTTTCCAGAATCCCCGCCCGAAAGTGGCGGCATACATTTTACGCTCTCCATAATGAATTTCCAGTTCACTGATGATCACGTTGGGCAATCCGTCGCTGACCATTTCCCAGGATGTCATGGTGTCGTTCAGGTGGTACACACCCACGTCCATACCGATGTAGATATCATTGTGCAAGGATTCCCGGTCTTCCTCGATGCAGTTTACCGGCAGGTTTGGCAGGTTCAGGGAGATGTTCGTCCATGAGCTTCCACCATCGGTTGTCCTGAATACTTTCACGCCATTTACATATCCGCCGAACACGGCCCATGCATTTTGTCCGACTGTGTCATCTACCGTGATGTAGGTGCAATACAATGAATCGGGAAGTCCGGCTGAAACGTCGGTCCAGCTGGAGCCACCATTGCTGGTCATTCTCACCTTGGTGGGTGCACCGGAGCTGTGATATATGCGGTTGGATACATACATGTAAGCCGGATCCTGTTCACATACCCCAAGTGCCGACGCAGGACTCGGTCCGCTAAATCCGGGCGCTGAAGGGAAGGAAGAGATCTTGGACCAGTTTGTGCCGGCATTGGTGGATTTCCACACATTCCCAAAGGCCGCATACAGGGTGTTAGGGTTATTGGCATCCATAATGTATGGTGTGGTCCACTCGCCGCTTTCACTGATGCTTCCTACAATGCTGCTGCTTGTTTGTCCGCCGTTGTAAGATCTCCGGATTGCACCACCCTGGGATGAGCCATATATGGTACCTGGGTTGTCCGGGTGGATGATGGCTTCCATACCATCACCTCCGAAAATATTATCCCATTGGTTGTTGTCGTAATAAAAGGTGGAGTTGTCCTGTGCACCGCCGATGATGTAGCCCGGATTGTTTTCGCTGAGTCCCAGGCGGTAGAACGACGTGATGATAAATCCTGAACTGATGTTGTTCCATACCGTAGGGAAATTCTGCGGACTCCAGGTACCTATTTTCAGATCGTCGGTCCATGAGATGCCGCCATCGGCGCAAAGGTAGGTGCGTCCGGATACCGGGTTGTGTTTTAACATGTGCAGATCCACATGAAAACTGGCGCCGACACCGTCCCACGTACTTCCGCCGTCGTCGGAGCCCCAGCAGTAGATAGCGCCGGTAAATACCTTGTTTTCGTCATCCGGGTCCACCATCAGAAGTTCGTCGTACCATCCTTGTCCACCGCTGCCACTGCTTCCCCATGTAAAGAGGTTGGGCGAGGTGGAGCGTTGTTGCCAGGTGTTGCCGCCATCGGTTGACCGGTAGCAGGCATAAAATGCACCATCGCCGTCACAGCAGGATGCGTAAACATAGTTGCTGTTGGAGGGCGCAACCGCCACCTCCGTTCTTTCCACGGCATTTGTGGCGGGAATACCGGTGTTTAAAAGTGTCCAGGTCTCCCCGAAGTCTGTAGACCTGTACACGCCAGCGCTTCCCTTATTCAGTTTACCCACAAAACCGGAGGCTGCGAATAAGATGTGTGGATTGTTCGGATCGCTTTCGATATCCCATATGAGCTGGTCGAGTTTTTGGGTCCAGGTGGCGCCGCCGTCACGGGACATCATCACGCCATATGTTCCTGCAGCCAGTACTTTCTGTGATGAGTCGGGGTCGACAAATACCCTACGGGTCAGGGAACCATCCAGCTCCTGCACATTGAAGGTTAGTCCTGTAGGCTGCCAGGAGCTTCCGCCGTCTGTTGTTTTGTATACGCCGATGCCGTAGTGGGTATGTCGTTTGCGGTTATCAGTATTCAGTGCTACACCCAGGTAGCCATAATCACCTACAGAAATGTACATGGTGTTGACGTCATTCGGGTCCAGGGCGATATCGGAAATCCTCAGGATCGGCAGGTCATCGGTCAGGGGTGTCCATGACTGGCCGTTGTTCGTGGTTTTCCATACGCCACCTTGCGCAACGCCAATCCATAGTGTATTGGGGTCAGTGGGGTGGAAGGTAACACAGTTGATACGGCCCATGCCCGTTCCCGGGAACTGATCCGGACCCACCGGCATCCAGTTGGGCTTGGCCAGATTTTTTCGTGAGGCCTGCAATGCACTCTTCCATGCGGCAGCCTTCGAAGCTTCCTCCAGGGCCAGGCCTTCATCCGCAAAACTCCCGTCAGGATTGGCCCTTACCTCCTGTTCATAAAGCCACCTGCGGTACCACTTCCATCCTTTTTCTTTCGAAAGGTCCTTGCCCTGTTTCCATTCTTCAAAGGCTTGCTGATGCCGGCCAACATTGGGCATGTTTTTGTTGTATTCCGCTCCGGGAATGAAGTCCTGACTACGTGCAAAAAAAGCAGTACAGACCACCAACAGGGTCGTGCAGATAGATTTCATGAAGTGAGATTTAAGGGGAGATGCAGCTAATATATTCAAGCTGTCTCACTTTTCCAAGCGACTTACTCCTGCAATGGTTTCCAGTCGCCACTCTGTGAAAGCACGTCAAGGTATTTCTCGATGTCCGTAAGGGTGTGCGGCATCATCATCTTGAACCTTATTTTCTTGGTTCCTTTTGTTCCCTCTGCCGTCAGGATGCGGGCCTGGGTGTCCTCTGCATCGAAATGATAACTGTCTTGCATGGACCAGAGATCAGCCCGGTCCACTTTTGACCAAAGTGAATCTGCTTCCTCATCTTCCAATATCCTGGTGAACCGGCCAATGTAGGGCAGTCCTTTTTTTCCGGTAAGTTCAGCTACATTGGGATAGCGGATGGAAATGGTATATTCTGCACATTCATATCCGCAGCCTTCTTTGACAAGTGTAATGGAGGTTATCCCTCCGCTGCTGGCAGGGCAGCATCCCGAATGGTTAAGTGCCTTGCGACCCGGATGGCACGCACTCAGCAGCCACAACAGGAGCATTGGTAAGAAGCGAAGGATAGAAGGAACCATGATTAAATGTATGCATTTTTATGGATGTATTTGCGTTGATACAATGCAGGGGAGGAAGGGAAGCATGTCGTATGAAAATGCTAAATTAGGCCTTAAAGTTTTTGATCATGACCATGGAAAAATCGGTTCTTGTGTTTCTGTTGGGCATCTGTGTGGTGTTGATGCTGAGTGTGCTCGTGGTCGTTCTGTTCAGAAATTATATACGGAATGTGATCATGGACCTTAATGGCGACCATGAACGCCAGGCCCGCTTTTGGGTAGCCTACAGCACCATCCTGATGATCCTTGTTCCATTGATCATCGCCCTCATATTTGTGCCTTCACAGGAAGCAGCTTTATCACCTTTCTATCATATTGTAAAGCAGGTAAAGTGGTCCCTTATCGGTCTGGTCATGACCATATTCGTGCTGGGTGTATCTATTCATCAGCTCGTACCTCGCGCTACGACTGAGAAAGACAAGAATGAATGACACTTGTTTCTTCGCAAATCTTCGTCTAACTTTGAAAAAAATAGTGATATGAGAAAGATTCTTCTGATTTGTGGTTTGATGGCAGTTATGGCGATGGAATCCTTCGCCCAGCCAGGTGTCGGTATCGGTTTCCGTTTGGGTGATCTCAACGGTATCAGTGTGAAATCGAACTTCGGAGATAATGCAGTGGAAGTTAGCGTGGGTCGCCTTCTGCGTTTCAGCAACCACAGTTATGAGACCTGGTTCTATAATAAGAAAATATATACCGAAGGTTACTATGCTTACCGGTACGCCAAGATCGGTATACCATTGAGTCTCCAGGCCCACTATCTGAAACACCGTACCATTGATTTTGCGGATCCATTGAGATG
Encoded here:
- the guaB gene encoding IMP dehydrogenase, with the protein product MASPDDKFSNEGLTYDDVLLMPAYSEVLPREVDISTRFTSDIRINVPIVSSAMDTVTESVMAIALAQEGGIGVLHKNMTIQRQAEEVRKVKRSESGMIYDPITLHEGALVRDALQIMKENKIGGIPVVNEDNLLVGIVTNRDLRFEKDLDRKIDEVMTRDSLVTTEGVTDLAKAEDILQAHKIEKLPVVDASFKLVGLITYKDIIKFKARPGACKDHLGRLRVAAAVGVTADTFDRVEALCASGVDAVAIDTAHGHSAGVLNTVKQIRAKFPDLQIIAGNIATGEGAKALADAGVNAVKVGVGPGSICTTRIIAGVGVPQLTAVYQAAKALRGTGIPVIADGGIRFTGDIVKALAAGADSVMAGSIFAGVEESPGETIIYEGRRFKTYRGMGSIEAMQQGSKDRYFQDVEDDIKKLVPEGIVGRVPYKGTLTEVIYQYIGGLKAGMGYCGAANIQALQQAKFIRITSAGVQESHPHDIIITREAPNYSR
- a CDS encoding peptidylprolyl isomerase, with the translated sequence MKASIFISLFVLGANVLLAQESDALLMTVGDGQVMKSEFERIYRKNNPKGSDNETSIDEYLNLFINFKLKVTEAMAEGMDTATNFQDELRGYREQLAKPYLTDNEVTEKLIKEAYERSKWDLSVSHLLIKTDRYPKPQDTLIAYNKALSLYKQINGKHEAFDRVAQTAVNADTSGNTIKEDITFSALTLVYNFENAAYNAEVGTVTKPVRTRFGYHLIYVKDKRPAMGQVRVAHILVGVPKDASAEVIKGAKEKADVIYEAITKEEKDFGQMAKLHSSDGGSAQKGGVLPWFGTGRMVPEFEQGVVGLKNVGDVSEPVRTSYGWHIIKLLERKEMPDFEKVKPELKERIARDERSKISTSARIQEIKKEYAFEEYPKAYEPVKKLGDESIFTRKWSAEKAAKLKKPLFKLGDSTYTQMDFAAYVEHNQKPAPKNISVEKFMDMLYKDYVDETCLAYENERLEKKYPEFRDLVTEYHDGILLFEMMDKMVWSRAVKDSAGLESFYEKNKTNFMWQERMEASAYECENADVAKLLRATLKKNPSSAPATILEKVNGAGKGSVSLKDDGLFQKAEKPWMEKVKWAEGVSENIPSGEKILVVSVRKIHPPVPKSLKEAKGLVTAAYQDYLEKEWINALKEKYPVNVNREVLKTIQ
- a CDS encoding peptidylprolyl isomerase, producing the protein MSITFAHAQDEGVVVNQIIATVGNDIILQSELEEQYKQLLAQGIDPPGNIRCQILEDILFQKLLKNQAKIDSVTVSASQVESELDRRVSYFVRQIGSVEKMEEYYEKSIIEIKDEFRELIEEQLLSQTMRGKIINDIKVSPSEVRQFYKEIPEDSLPYINMEVELSHLVLYPEINDDQKREVKDKLTSYRDRVVEGTTSFAALARIYSEDPSYKQGGELGFVQRGDLVPEFEAVAFQLTPIDEVNRMVDSASAELTKLKKLGGEDLEARLNRMNKSIDSLKRMRCSHIVESQFGFHLIQLIERRGEQINVRHILLRPKLSEDDIQKSQVKLDSIRTVIRNGGMTFEEAVLKFSNDEDSKQSGGKIVNPNTGTTRFEMDQLDPLLSFTVNPMDVGNISEPITSQSMDGKSGYRIVKLSSRTSPHQMNLKDDYKRVQDMAQAQKETNAISDWIQKKRNNMYIHISDAFKSCVFMNNWVN
- a CDS encoding MoxR family ATPase, with the protein product MQDQNNVEAVKALQQKYQALNQEIGKVIIGQQDIVRDVLISIFSRGHALLVGVPGLAKTLLVNTISQALGLTYKRIQFTPDLMPSDITGTEILDESRQFKFIKGPLFANIILADEINRTPPKTQAALLEAMQERAVTAAGKRYELAQPFFVLATQNPIEQEGTYPLPEAQLDRFMFSLWLDYPTRDEEVSIVKSTTSDKKSDVKVVLTGEEIIAIQDLVRKIPVTDNVVEYAVGLVSKTRPETDGAHDSARAYLSWGAGPRASQNLIIGAKCHAALKGKFAPDIEDVNAVAIPVLRHRIVRNYKAEAEGMRVEDIISGLMDK
- a CDS encoding T9SS type A sorting domain-containing protein, which translates into the protein MKSICTTLLVVCTAFFARSQDFIPGAEYNKNMPNVGRHQQAFEEWKQGKDLSKEKGWKWYRRWLYEQEVRANPDGSFADEGLALEEASKAAAWKSALQASRKNLAKPNWMPVGPDQFPGTGMGRINCVTFHPTDPNTLWIGVAQGGVWKTTNNGQSWTPLTDDLPILRISDIALDPNDVNTMYISVGDYGYLGVALNTDNRKRHTHYGIGVYKTTDGGSSWQPTGLTFNVQELDGSLTRRVFVDPDSSQKVLAAGTYGVMMSRDGGATWTQKLDQLIWDIESDPNNPHILFAASGFVGKLNKGSAGVYRSTDFGETWTLLNTGIPATNAVERTEVAVAPSNSNYVYASCCDGDGAFYACYRSTDGGNTWQQRSTSPNLFTWGSSGSGGQGWYDELLMVDPDDENKVFTGAIYCWGSDDGGSTWDGVGASFHVDLHMLKHNPVSGRTYLCADGGISWTDDLKIGTWSPQNFPTVWNNISSGFIITSFYRLGLSENNPGYIIGGAQDNSTFYYDNNQWDNIFGGDGMEAIIHPDNPGTIYGSSQGGAIRRSYNGGQTSSSIVGSISESGEWTTPYIMDANNPNTLYAAFGNVWKSTNAGTNWSKISSFPSAPGFSGPSPASALGVCEQDPAYMYVSNRIYHSSGAPTKVRMTSNGGSSWTDVSAGLPDSLYCTYITVDDTVGQNAWAVFGGYVNGVKVFRTTDGGSSWTNISLNLPNLPVNCIEEDRESLHNDIYIGMDVGVYHLNDTMTSWEMVSDGLPNVIISELEIHYGERKMYAATFGRGFWKTDLPLGDPTSSEHPNAFEDVVARIWPSPNQGNFQLEIRTDKQQNFEMEILDISGRSVYQREVNMAGPVHRENIQAPLSPGLYFLKLTTGKNSRAVKFVVE